In the genome of Telluria beijingensis, one region contains:
- a CDS encoding hydrolase, protein MTFRNGLKSLLRPEDSVLVLIDHQAYQMANLNSHEPQMVINNTVGLAKSARAFKVPTILTTVIAERGGLLFKQIADVFPGQEIIDRTFINTWEDARVVDAVKATGRKQLIIAGLWTEVCVAMPAIQALGEGWDVTVVTDACGGVSVESHQVGIQRMIAAGANMMTWMAVAAEWQRDWAREESAAAISEVVVEHGGGSGIAFLWEQQLLNTPAPGKQG, encoded by the coding sequence ATGACTTTTCGTAACGGCCTGAAATCCCTGCTTCGCCCCGAGGACTCGGTCCTCGTCCTGATCGATCACCAGGCTTACCAGATGGCCAACCTGAACAGCCACGAACCGCAGATGGTGATCAACAATACGGTCGGCCTGGCCAAGTCCGCCAGGGCGTTCAAGGTGCCGACCATCCTGACCACCGTGATCGCGGAGCGCGGCGGCCTGCTGTTCAAGCAGATCGCCGACGTGTTCCCCGGCCAGGAAATCATCGACCGCACCTTCATCAATACCTGGGAAGACGCCAGGGTGGTCGATGCGGTCAAGGCGACCGGACGCAAGCAGCTGATCATCGCCGGCCTGTGGACCGAGGTGTGCGTCGCCATGCCGGCCATCCAGGCGCTGGGCGAAGGCTGGGACGTCACGGTCGTCACCGATGCCTGCGGCGGGGTGTCGGTCGAATCGCACCAGGTCGGCATCCAGCGCATGATCGCGGCCGGCGCCAACATGATGACCTGGATGGCGGTCGCCGCCGAGTGGCAGCGCGACTGGGCCCGCGAGGAATCGGCGGCCGCCATCTCGGAAGTGGTCGTCGAGCACGGCGGCGGCAGCGGCATCGCTTTCCTGTGGGAGCAGCAGCTGCTCAATACCCCGGCGCCGGGCAAGCAGGGTTGA
- the serS gene encoding serine--tRNA ligase: MIDIQLLRKDIDNVAARLATRKYQLDVASFNALEAERKANQTRTEELQGKRNALSKQIGMMKGKGEDTTAVMAEVAGLGDELKANEVALGTVQAKLATFVEAIPNLPHESTPEGLDESGNVEVRKVGTPSAFDFEVRDHVDIGERLGLDFETATKLTGSRFSMMKGGMARLHRALAQFMLDTHTGQHGYTECYTPYMVNADSLRGTGQLPKFEADLFSVKKGGVEGEGENFYLIPTSEVSLTNVVRDEIVALDELPIRMTAHTPCFRSEAGAYGRDTRGMIRQHQFDKVELVQVVHPEQSYAALEEMVGHAEFILTSLGLPYRVMQLCTGDMGFSAAMTYDIEVWLPAQNTYREISSLSNCEGFQARRMQARFRNAAGKPELVHTLNGSGLAVGRTLVAVLENYQQADGSVIVPEVLRPYMGGLERLAPAA; the protein is encoded by the coding sequence ATGATTGACATCCAACTTCTCCGCAAAGACATCGACAACGTCGCCGCTCGCCTGGCGACCCGCAAGTACCAGCTCGATGTGGCCAGTTTCAATGCGCTGGAGGCCGAACGCAAGGCGAACCAGACGCGCACCGAAGAACTGCAAGGCAAGCGCAATGCGCTGTCGAAGCAGATCGGCATGATGAAGGGCAAGGGCGAAGACACGACGGCCGTGATGGCCGAAGTAGCCGGACTGGGCGACGAGCTCAAGGCCAATGAAGTGGCGCTGGGCACGGTCCAGGCCAAATTGGCGACCTTCGTCGAAGCCATTCCCAACCTGCCGCACGAGAGCACGCCCGAAGGCCTGGACGAAAGCGGCAACGTCGAAGTGCGCAAGGTCGGCACGCCGTCGGCATTCGATTTCGAGGTGCGCGACCACGTCGACATCGGCGAACGCCTTGGCCTCGATTTCGAGACCGCGACCAAGCTCACCGGTTCGCGCTTCTCGATGATGAAGGGCGGCATGGCGCGCCTGCACCGCGCGCTGGCGCAGTTCATGCTCGACACCCACACCGGCCAGCATGGCTATACCGAGTGCTACACCCCGTACATGGTCAATGCCGACTCGCTGCGCGGCACCGGCCAGCTGCCGAAGTTCGAGGCCGACCTGTTCTCGGTCAAGAAGGGTGGCGTGGAAGGCGAGGGCGAGAACTTCTACCTGATCCCGACCTCGGAAGTGTCGCTGACCAATGTGGTGCGCGACGAGATCGTGGCCCTCGATGAACTGCCGATCAGGATGACCGCGCACACCCCATGCTTCCGTTCCGAAGCCGGCGCCTATGGCCGCGACACGCGCGGCATGATCCGCCAGCACCAGTTCGACAAGGTCGAATTGGTCCAGGTGGTGCATCCGGAGCAGTCGTACGCGGCGCTGGAAGAGATGGTCGGCCACGCCGAGTTCATCCTGACCTCGCTGGGCCTGCCGTATCGCGTGATGCAGCTGTGTACCGGCGACATGGGCTTCAGTGCCGCCATGACGTATGACATCGAAGTGTGGCTGCCGGCGCAGAACACCTACCGCGAGATCTCGTCGCTGTCGAACTGCGAAGGTTTCCAGGCGCGCCGCATGCAGGCCCGCTTCCGCAACGCCGCCGGCAAGCCGGAACTGGTGCACACCCTGAACGGCTCGGGCCTGGCCGTGGGCCGTACCCTGGTGGCGGTGCTGGAGAACTACCAGCAGGCCGACGGCAGCGTGATCGTGCCGGAAGTGCTGCGTCCGTACATGGGCGGGTTGGAGCGGCTGGCGCCGGCAGCCTGA
- a CDS encoding monovalent cation:proton antiporter-2 (CPA2) family protein produces MAGASLGQTIGPAVVLMAAAVVAVPLFRRLGLGSVLGYFAAGILVGPSVLGLFTDSVEILHFSELGVVMFLFVIGLELRPPKLWAMRGQIFGLGLAQVSAAIAALALAGMAVFGLSAPVAFVAGAGFVLSSTAVIMVVLQDRGEIAGAEGQKSVAILLLEDLMIVPLLAVVAFMSPQAQGASGWSGMLLALGALAALLAVGRWGLNPLFALLARSRTREVLTAGALLVVLSAALLMEFAGLSMAMGAFLAGVMLSSSSYRHQIESDIEPFRGLLMGLFFLAVGMSLDLAIVAAEWRLLLAMLLVFMLAKGAMVYAVARLFKSDSRQALRRTSLFLQGGEFAFVLYAAALAGGVIDARDNALFVTVIILSMAASPLLMIGADRLLGRGASMAGIDAAAGLRGRVLMIGFGRFGQIASQILLSRGVRLSVIDMDPDRIRDAERYGFKVYFGDGTRLATLHHSGAADAEAIMVCIDDPRAALHIARLAQQEFPQARLLVRSHDRNHAVELIRAGVDVQVRETVESAYLMGAEGLRALGHPEAAIGEAADDIRRRDAERLSAQVQGDLMSGLDRLHVQAVPEPLIAPAAQQP; encoded by the coding sequence ATGGCTGGAGCAAGTCTGGGACAAACGATCGGTCCCGCGGTAGTGCTGATGGCGGCCGCTGTCGTCGCGGTGCCCCTGTTCCGGCGCCTGGGCCTGGGCTCGGTGCTCGGCTATTTCGCGGCCGGCATCCTGGTCGGGCCCTCGGTGCTCGGCCTGTTCACCGACTCCGTGGAGATCCTGCATTTTTCGGAACTGGGCGTGGTGATGTTCCTGTTCGTGATCGGCCTGGAGCTGCGCCCGCCCAAGCTGTGGGCCATGCGCGGCCAGATCTTCGGGCTCGGCCTGGCGCAGGTGAGCGCCGCCATCGCCGCGCTGGCGCTGGCCGGGATGGCCGTGTTCGGCCTGTCCGCGCCGGTGGCCTTCGTCGCCGGCGCCGGCTTCGTGCTGTCTTCCACCGCGGTGATCATGGTGGTGCTGCAGGACCGCGGCGAAATCGCCGGCGCCGAGGGCCAGAAGTCGGTCGCGATCCTGCTGCTCGAAGACCTCATGATCGTGCCGCTGCTGGCGGTGGTGGCCTTCATGTCGCCGCAGGCGCAAGGCGCGTCCGGCTGGTCGGGCATGCTGCTGGCGCTGGGCGCCCTGGCGGCGCTGCTGGCGGTCGGGCGCTGGGGCCTGAATCCCCTGTTCGCCCTGCTGGCGCGCAGCCGCACCCGCGAGGTGCTGACCGCAGGCGCGCTGCTGGTGGTCCTGTCGGCGGCGCTGCTGATGGAATTCGCCGGCCTGTCGATGGCGATGGGCGCCTTCCTGGCCGGGGTGATGCTGTCCAGTTCCAGCTACCGGCACCAGATCGAGAGCGACATCGAGCCGTTCCGCGGCCTGTTGATGGGACTGTTCTTCCTGGCGGTCGGCATGTCGCTCGACCTGGCCATCGTGGCGGCTGAATGGCGCCTGCTGCTGGCCATGCTGCTGGTCTTCATGCTGGCCAAGGGCGCCATGGTATACGCGGTCGCGCGCCTGTTCAAGAGCGACAGCCGGCAGGCCCTGCGCCGCACCTCGCTGTTCCTGCAGGGCGGCGAATTCGCCTTCGTGCTGTATGCCGCGGCGCTGGCGGGCGGCGTCATCGATGCGCGCGACAACGCCCTGTTCGTCACCGTCATCATCCTCTCGATGGCGGCCTCGCCGCTGCTCATGATCGGCGCCGACCGCCTGCTCGGGCGCGGGGCCTCGATGGCCGGCATCGACGCCGCCGCCGGCCTCCGGGGACGGGTGCTGATGATCGGCTTCGGCCGCTTCGGCCAGATCGCCTCGCAGATCCTGCTGTCGCGCGGCGTCCGCCTGTCCGTCATCGACATGGATCCGGACCGCATCCGCGACGCCGAGCGCTATGGCTTCAAGGTGTATTTCGGCGACGGCACCCGGCTCGCCACCCTGCACCATTCGGGCGCCGCCGACGCCGAAGCCATCATGGTATGCATCGACGACCCGCGCGCCGCGCTGCACATCGCCAGGCTCGCGCAGCAGGAATTCCCCCAGGCCCGGCTGCTGGTGCGCAGCCACGACCGCAACCACGCGGTGGAGCTGATCCGCGCCGGGGTCGACGTGCAAGTGCGCGAGACGGTCGAATCGGCCTACCTGATGGGCGCCGAGGGCTTGCGCGCGCTGGGCCACCCGGAGGCCGCCATCGGGGAAGCCGCCGACGACATCCGCCGCCGCGACGCCGAGCGCCTGTCGGCCCAGGTGCAGGGCGACCTGATGTCGGGCCTGGACCGCCTGCACGTCCAGGCCGTCCCCGAGCCCCTGATCGCTCCGGCCGCCCAGCAACCATGA
- a CDS encoding LysR family transcriptional regulator has product MNIEDLHTFVEVADAGGISPAAQRLGVSKSIVSRRLVRLEAELGIQLLSRTTRGAALTEAGTTFRDHAARACAEIELARETILPAGELRGRLRIAAPLTFGPTYFAPIIAEMARRHPLLQIHTCYSDKKVDLIGEGYDCAIRLGHMRDSNLLARQVGPFHGKFVASPAYIAAHGAPETPEELLNHQALMQGTESWQLMDGDKILTVNPQGRFKADNGTALVAAAVAGLGIGYLPDALTREYLDSGALVPVMKRHPIPVAGAYVVRPPGPHPARKVAVLTELLIEFFEKQPFIIPARAP; this is encoded by the coding sequence GTGAATATCGAAGACCTGCACACCTTCGTCGAAGTGGCCGATGCCGGCGGCATCTCGCCCGCCGCGCAGCGCCTGGGCGTGTCGAAGTCGATCGTCAGCCGGCGCCTGGTGCGGCTGGAAGCCGAACTCGGCATCCAGCTGCTGTCGCGCACCACGCGCGGCGCGGCGCTCACCGAGGCCGGCACGACCTTCCGCGACCATGCGGCGCGCGCCTGCGCCGAGATCGAACTGGCGCGCGAAACGATCCTGCCCGCCGGCGAGCTGCGCGGCCGCCTGCGCATCGCCGCGCCGCTGACCTTCGGCCCGACCTATTTCGCCCCGATCATCGCGGAAATGGCGCGCCGCCATCCGCTGCTGCAGATACATACCTGCTACAGCGACAAGAAAGTCGACCTGATCGGCGAAGGCTATGACTGCGCGATCCGGCTCGGCCACATGCGCGATTCCAACCTGCTTGCGCGCCAGGTGGGGCCGTTCCATGGCAAGTTCGTCGCCAGCCCGGCCTATATCGCCGCCCATGGCGCGCCCGAGACGCCGGAAGAGCTGCTCAACCACCAGGCGCTGATGCAGGGCACGGAATCCTGGCAGCTGATGGATGGCGACAAAATCCTGACAGTCAATCCGCAAGGACGCTTCAAGGCCGACAACGGCACGGCGCTGGTCGCCGCCGCGGTGGCCGGGCTCGGGATCGGCTACCTGCCCGACGCCCTGACCCGGGAATACCTCGATAGCGGCGCGCTGGTGCCCGTCATGAAGCGCCATCCGATCCCGGTCGCGGGCGCCTATGTCGTCCGGCCTCCGGGCCCGCACCCGGCGCGCAAGGTCGCGGTCCTGACCGAGCTGCTGATCGAATTCTTCGAGAAGCAGCCCTTCATCATTCCGGCCCGCGCGCCCTGA
- a CDS encoding nuclear transport factor 2 family protein, whose protein sequence is MSHDRFPVGLEMRVTYPEFQVDLALLSASQLRFTIPEGPFARTEVVDIHVVALGNGLFAVSWQESDGATVTNVQDYDRGLVHAHATLADGTFLRMRGTMAVTRPAERSADDRPRRNKALVLEAMTALFQRHDASVLDRLYAPGYVQHNPGIPQGREGLRTIVAGMSPAVHYEPGLMVAEGDLVAIHGRIRGWSAAPQVVIDVFRIEDGRLAEHWDVLQDEVPLGAARGGVSMFDPGEGAAYRLSAPESV, encoded by the coding sequence ATGTCGCATGATCGCTTCCCGGTCGGACTCGAAATGCGCGTCACCTATCCGGAATTCCAGGTCGACCTGGCGCTGTTGTCGGCCAGCCAGTTGCGCTTCACGATTCCGGAAGGGCCGTTCGCCCGCACCGAGGTGGTCGACATCCACGTCGTCGCGCTCGGCAATGGCCTGTTCGCCGTGAGCTGGCAGGAGTCGGACGGCGCCACGGTGACCAATGTCCAGGACTACGATCGCGGCCTGGTCCACGCGCATGCGACGCTGGCCGACGGCACCTTCCTGCGGATGCGCGGAACGATGGCGGTCACGCGGCCCGCCGAGCGCAGCGCCGACGATCGTCCCCGGCGCAACAAGGCGCTGGTGCTCGAAGCCATGACCGCGCTGTTCCAGCGGCATGACGCATCGGTGCTCGACCGCCTGTATGCGCCCGGCTACGTCCAGCATAATCCCGGCATCCCGCAAGGCCGCGAGGGATTGCGCACGATCGTGGCCGGCATGTCGCCGGCCGTCCATTACGAACCGGGCCTGATGGTGGCCGAAGGCGACCTGGTCGCCATCCATGGCCGCATCCGTGGCTGGTCGGCGGCGCCGCAAGTCGTCATCGACGTGTTCAGGATCGAGGACGGCCGACTGGCCGAGCACTGGGACGTGCTGCAGGACGAAGTGCCCTTGGGCGCGGCCCGTGGCGGCGTGTCGATGTTCGATCCGGGCGAAGGGGCGGCGTACCGCCTGTCAGCGCCGGAATCGGTATAG
- a CDS encoding RNA-guided endonuclease InsQ/TnpB family protein, with protein sequence MYLAHRIRLDPNNVQATYLARAAGTARFAYNWALAEWKRQYEACKLDPALPKPNEAALRRQLNAIKREMFPWMLEVTKNAPPMAIKQLGCGFKNFFEGRAGYPTFRRKGRDDRFTLTNDQFKVKDKRIHIPKLGWLRMCESLRLTGHIVSASIERVADRWYASIVVDTEISSQVHSTTLPPLRLRSILAVGCKRPPL encoded by the coding sequence ATGTACCTAGCCCATCGCATTCGGCTAGACCCGAACAATGTCCAGGCGACGTATCTGGCGCGCGCCGCTGGCACGGCACGCTTCGCATACAACTGGGCATTGGCTGAGTGGAAACGGCAGTACGAAGCGTGCAAGCTCGATCCGGCGTTACCCAAGCCGAACGAAGCGGCACTGCGGCGTCAGCTCAATGCCATCAAGCGCGAGATGTTTCCCTGGATGCTGGAGGTAACCAAGAACGCGCCGCCGATGGCGATCAAGCAATTGGGATGCGGCTTCAAGAACTTTTTTGAAGGCCGGGCCGGATACCCCACATTTCGTCGCAAAGGTCGTGACGACCGTTTTACATTGACGAATGACCAGTTCAAAGTCAAAGACAAGCGCATCCATATCCCGAAGCTGGGTTGGCTGCGCATGTGCGAATCCCTGCGTCTTACTGGACATATCGTCTCGGCCTCGATCGAGCGTGTTGCAGACCGCTGGTATGCCAGCATTGTTGTCGACACCGAGATTTCGAGTCAGGTACATTCGACCACTCTGCCACCTCTCCGGCTTCGGTCGATCCTTGCAGTGGGCTGCAAGAGACCGCCATTATAG
- a CDS encoding TonB-dependent receptor, with product MKSSPRLIRTPCCTALLAAFTLPFSTLSLAQPAQPGPAVQAPTALEDAPEVTTVVVTSRKFSERLIDVPIAISAFSNEDLARRGATSISDVLQSVPGVSAYSSGSGISKISIRGISTSLGGNENGYYLDDLPFTGVTVPIAPDVRAWDLERVEVLRGPQGTLFGEGSMGGTIRTLTNNARMNTFSFAGQAGLSHTQGGGDNRSLRAMINVPVITDMLALRFSMTDDDDKGWIDDPATGRRNINPANVKTARMRMLFRPTDALTINASYWDYRSDRPYGSLETDQGTASRGTVLDSAPEYTVKGISATYDFDAFSLFYGYARNDYRLPQFGQLAGGRADLEIGIDVQTHELRASSNSQKPWRWTAGLYRRTAERMDAIDIQALGLTQTSGTDSEASSVFGEVTYTFPEFPLEASLGLRHFRDRMAGVDTNNRVALPAKRHRFSSNNPRLSLAYRPSERQQIYASASKGFRSGQNQVTGFEELASQYNVVLPSAVKPDSIWTYELGTKLSALERRLSMEFALYRSDWKDFAVRIPIGNSGFNGLISSEGTRTNGLDASFSYAVTRSFNAMLAAGFIDAEYKAAVPGTGIVAGSRVDDVPRVTVSASGEYSFAVGGGWNGLARAGVQYASAHPVSAMPIQAPGDRVANLDARLALSKGAWTVTLFGDNLRNDHGVTGFRSINQLSATDTEIVGPRLRPRTFGLELKYAMGK from the coding sequence ATGAAGTCTTCCCCACGCTTGATCCGTACACCCTGTTGCACCGCCCTACTCGCCGCATTCACGCTTCCCTTTTCCACCCTGTCGCTGGCCCAGCCGGCGCAACCCGGACCCGCCGTCCAGGCGCCGACCGCGCTCGAGGACGCGCCGGAGGTGACCACGGTGGTGGTCACCTCGCGCAAGTTCAGCGAACGGCTGATCGACGTGCCGATCGCGATCTCGGCCTTCTCCAACGAAGACCTGGCGCGGCGCGGCGCCACCAGCATCAGCGACGTGCTGCAAAGCGTGCCCGGCGTCAGCGCCTATTCGAGCGGTTCCGGTATCAGCAAGATCAGCATCCGCGGCATATCGACTTCGCTCGGCGGCAACGAGAACGGCTATTACCTGGACGACCTGCCGTTCACCGGCGTCACGGTGCCGATCGCGCCGGACGTGCGGGCCTGGGACCTGGAACGGGTCGAAGTGCTGCGCGGCCCGCAGGGCACCCTGTTCGGCGAAGGCTCGATGGGCGGCACCATCCGCACCCTCACCAACAATGCGCGCATGAACACCTTCTCGTTCGCGGGCCAGGCCGGCCTGTCGCACACCCAGGGCGGCGGCGACAACCGCTCGCTGAGGGCGATGATCAACGTGCCGGTCATCACCGACATGCTGGCGCTGCGCTTCTCGATGACGGACGACGACGACAAGGGCTGGATCGACGATCCGGCGACCGGCCGCCGCAACATCAACCCGGCCAACGTCAAGACGGCGCGCATGCGCATGCTGTTCCGGCCCACCGATGCACTGACCATCAATGCCAGTTACTGGGACTACCGTTCGGATCGTCCCTACGGCAGCCTGGAGACCGACCAGGGCACGGCCTCGCGCGGCACCGTGCTCGACTCCGCGCCCGAATACACGGTCAAGGGCATCAGCGCGACCTACGATTTCGATGCCTTCAGCCTGTTCTACGGCTACGCCCGCAACGACTACCGCCTGCCGCAGTTCGGCCAGCTCGCCGGCGGCCGCGCCGACCTGGAGATCGGCATCGACGTCCAGACCCACGAACTGCGCGCCTCGTCGAATTCGCAAAAGCCCTGGCGCTGGACCGCGGGCCTGTACCGCCGCACCGCCGAGCGCATGGACGCGATCGATATCCAGGCGCTGGGCCTGACGCAGACCAGCGGCACCGACTCCGAGGCTTCCTCGGTCTTTGGCGAGGTGACGTATACCTTTCCTGAATTCCCGCTCGAGGCCAGCCTGGGCCTGCGTCATTTCCGCGACCGGATGGCGGGGGTCGACACCAATAACCGCGTCGCCCTGCCAGCCAAGCGCCACCGCTTCAGCAGCAACAACCCGCGCCTGAGCCTGGCCTACCGCCCCAGCGAGCGCCAGCAGATCTATGCCAGCGCCTCGAAGGGCTTCCGCTCCGGCCAGAACCAGGTAACCGGGTTCGAGGAACTCGCCAGCCAGTACAACGTCGTGCTGCCCTCCGCGGTCAAGCCGGATTCGATCTGGACCTACGAGCTGGGCACCAAGCTCAGTGCGCTCGAGCGGCGCCTCAGCATGGAGTTCGCGCTGTACCGCAGCGACTGGAAAGACTTCGCCGTGCGCATCCCGATCGGGAACAGCGGCTTCAATGGCCTGATCAGTTCCGAAGGCACGCGCACCAATGGCCTCGACGCCAGCTTCAGCTACGCCGTCACGCGTTCGTTCAATGCCATGCTGGCGGCCGGCTTCATCGACGCCGAGTACAAGGCGGCCGTACCGGGCACCGGCATCGTGGCCGGCAGCCGGGTGGACGACGTGCCGCGCGTGACGGTCAGCGCCAGCGGCGAGTACAGCTTCGCCGTCGGCGGCGGCTGGAACGGCCTGGCGCGGGCCGGCGTGCAGTACGCCTCGGCGCACCCGGTGTCGGCCATGCCGATCCAGGCCCCGGGCGACCGCGTCGCCAACCTCGATGCACGGCTCGCCCTGAGCAAGGGAGCATGGACCGTGACCCTGTTCGGCGACAACCTGAGGAACGACCACGGCGTGACCGGTTTCCGTTCCATCAACCAGCTGAGCGCCACCGACACCGAGATCGTCGGGCCGCGGCTGCGCCCGCGCACCTTCGGCCTCGAACTCAAATACGCAATGGGAAAATAA
- a CDS encoding prolyl oligopeptidase family serine peptidase has product MTSHTHIIRRCALALAASLTLAGNAGAQADRLQQLEWLEAPNDPKALAWAREQTDLTTAEFSKRPTYRPVMDELRTALKASAPLADILLLGPRAMRLQKDAAHPHGQLQVAARRADGSLGDWKTVLSVDALRSKEGKPYDLQLAGFGNFARNCLAPAYRYCLLSLAPEGGDEVELREFDLEAGNFVAGGLRVPQARTQFAWLDKDRVLIAHTLGDSPRTSAGWGAAVRLWRRGADVGKAPVVYQAEPGDALVTLDRLGEGAAARGVIQRVIDYSTFELFLLDAKDKPVLLPLPRKLGNMGLQGVTRRHLLVQPTEAAEIDGRRYPADALLSYDTAAATPQAERIATVYQPAEGEVVEGPLTGGIAAAREDVGFVIKRGLGSTIRIASPVGEGWRLREAFSAPAGINVRLEAGDIAGGDMVMRTGGFLAPAELRLLRNGTPAGSLGAEAAAFDASGMLVETRQARSKDGTMIDYYLVRPRTIAPGQSTPTLMTGYGAFGISMAPGYLDFAVGGKGTKLWFERGGALVLPAIRGGGERGAAWHRAAMRELRQNSYDDFIAVAEDLVQRGFVKPAQLGVFGLSNGGLLSATIGLQRPDLFGAVVSDVPLIDMLRFPHMGMGGAWTNEYGDPTDPAMARVLATYSPLHIAKDGVRYPPFLVTVATSDNRVGPGHARKMVARLKQIGSPAWLYEDADGGHGVSDPLTRPELMGLRMTFLIETLMKPAP; this is encoded by the coding sequence ATGACTTCGCATACACACATCATCCGCCGCTGCGCGCTGGCCCTGGCCGCATCCCTCACCCTGGCGGGCAATGCCGGCGCCCAGGCCGACCGGCTGCAACAACTGGAGTGGCTGGAAGCACCGAACGATCCCAAGGCGCTGGCCTGGGCGCGCGAGCAGACCGACCTGACCACGGCGGAATTCTCGAAGCGCCCGACCTACCGGCCGGTCATGGACGAATTGCGCACCGCCCTGAAGGCGAGCGCGCCGCTGGCCGACATCCTGCTGCTCGGCCCTCGCGCCATGCGCCTGCAGAAGGATGCGGCCCATCCGCACGGCCAGTTGCAGGTCGCCGCGCGGCGCGCCGACGGCAGCCTTGGCGACTGGAAGACCGTGCTGAGCGTCGACGCGCTGCGCAGCAAGGAGGGCAAGCCCTATGACCTGCAACTCGCCGGCTTCGGTAACTTCGCCAGGAACTGCCTGGCGCCGGCCTACCGCTACTGCCTGCTGTCGCTGGCGCCCGAAGGCGGCGACGAAGTCGAGCTGCGCGAATTCGACCTGGAGGCCGGGAACTTCGTCGCGGGCGGCCTGCGAGTGCCACAGGCGCGCACCCAGTTCGCCTGGCTCGACAAGGACCGGGTGCTGATCGCGCACACCCTGGGCGACTCGCCGCGCACCAGCGCCGGTTGGGGCGCGGCAGTCCGGCTCTGGCGGCGCGGCGCCGACGTCGGCAAGGCGCCGGTGGTGTACCAGGCGGAGCCCGGCGATGCACTGGTGACGCTCGACCGCCTGGGCGAAGGCGCGGCCGCGCGCGGCGTGATCCAGCGTGTCATCGATTACTCGACCTTCGAGCTGTTCCTGCTCGATGCCAAGGACAAACCGGTCCTGCTCCCGCTGCCACGCAAACTCGGCAATATGGGCCTGCAGGGTGTGACACGGCGCCACCTGCTGGTGCAGCCGACCGAGGCCGCCGAGATCGATGGCAGGCGCTATCCTGCGGACGCCCTGCTCAGCTACGATACGGCGGCGGCCACGCCGCAGGCCGAACGCATTGCCACGGTCTACCAGCCCGCCGAAGGCGAAGTCGTCGAAGGTCCGCTGACCGGTGGGATTGCCGCCGCCCGGGAGGATGTTGGCTTCGTCATCAAGCGTGGCTTGGGCAGCACGATCCGGATCGCGTCGCCCGTTGGCGAGGGCTGGCGCCTGCGCGAAGCGTTCAGTGCGCCGGCCGGGATCAACGTGCGGCTGGAAGCGGGCGACATCGCGGGTGGCGACATGGTCATGCGCACCGGGGGCTTCCTGGCGCCGGCCGAACTGCGCCTGCTGCGCAACGGCACGCCGGCCGGCAGCCTCGGCGCCGAGGCGGCCGCCTTCGACGCGTCCGGCATGCTGGTCGAGACGCGCCAGGCCCGCTCGAAGGATGGCACCATGATCGACTATTACCTGGTGCGGCCGCGCACCATCGCCCCCGGCCAGTCGACCCCGACCCTGATGACGGGCTACGGCGCCTTCGGCATCTCGATGGCGCCGGGCTACCTGGACTTCGCCGTCGGCGGCAAGGGCACCAAGCTCTGGTTCGAGCGCGGCGGCGCCCTGGTGCTGCCGGCGATCCGCGGCGGCGGCGAGCGTGGCGCCGCCTGGCACCGCGCGGCGATGCGCGAGCTGCGCCAGAACTCGTACGACGACTTTATCGCGGTGGCCGAAGACCTGGTCCAGCGCGGCTTCGTCAAGCCCGCCCAGCTGGGTGTGTTCGGCCTGTCGAACGGAGGCCTTCTCTCTGCGACCATCGGTCTGCAGCGGCCGGACCTGTTCGGCGCCGTGGTCAGCGACGTGCCGCTGATCGACATGCTGCGCTTCCCGCACATGGGCATGGGCGGCGCCTGGACCAACGAGTACGGCGACCCGACCGACCCGGCCATGGCCAGGGTGCTGGCGACCTATTCGCCGCTGCATATCGCGAAGGATGGCGTGCGCTACCCGCCCTTCCTGGTCACCGTGGCCACCTCCGACAACCGGGTGGGGCCGGGCCACGCGCGCAAGATGGTGGCGCGCCTGAAGCAGATCGGCTCCCCGGCGTGGCTGTATGAGGACGCCGATGGCGGCCATGGCGTCAGCGATCCGCTGACCCGTCCCGAGCTGATGGGACTGCGCATGACCTTCCTGATCGAGACGCTGATGAAGCCCGCGCCCTGA